A single region of the Lycium barbarum isolate Lr01 chromosome 2, ASM1917538v2, whole genome shotgun sequence genome encodes:
- the LOC132628854 gene encoding uncharacterized protein LOC132628854, with protein MAEQNNDLLMKNHENRPTGAAPFPEVNEVYAHYSRRGKGRGPGHGHRRGRGRGRDRSRDNGQGKNNFPGINHSSKKNYYQKGKKKDERHEVTQARESENKCYCCGGSGHWSRTCQMPKHLVELCQASMKRKEKNPEANFISEYQVDITHLDVANFFKHPEGKIDHLIGDGSIVKND; from the coding sequence ATGGCTGAACAAAATAATGATTTGCTGATGAAAAATCACGAGAATCGACCTACTGGCGCTGcaccattccctgaagtgaatgaggtgtaTGCCCACTACTCTAGGCGTGGAAAAGGTCGTGGCCCCGGTCATGGTCATCGTCGTGGTCGTGGTCGTGGTCGTGATCGTAGTCGTGATAATGGTCAAGGAAAAAATAATTTCCCTGGCATTAATCATTCTTCAAAGAAAAATTACTaccaaaaggggaaaaagaaggaTGAAAGGCATGAAGTGACACAAGCACGTgaatcagaaaataaatgctattGTTGTGGTGGAAGTGGACACTGGTCACGAACATGTCAGATGCCAAAGCACTTGGTTGAGCTTTGTCAAGCATCAAtgaaaaggaaagagaaaaatCCTGAAGCTAATTTTATCTCTGAATATCAAGTTGATATTACTCACTTGGATGTTGCCAATTTTTTCAAGCaccctgaaggaaaaatagatcacTTGATTGGTGATGGATCTATTGTTAAGAATGATTGA